CATTCTCGAATAATTATCGTACCGATGATCCACAATATTTCATTTCAAAAGCAAAACGCAcgccatcaaattcacagatcTATTCTAATACATGAAAATGAAGAGTTTTCCAACACTTTtttgccccaaaaaacaaaCGTCACACAGAATTTGACTCTTAGAACACAAGGCAAACGGGAAATATCTGTCGACTGCTACGTCACATCGAAGAATCATCATGGCAGCGACAGTTCTTTACACGGTAGGCGATTCTGTGCGTGAAATCGGGGGACAAGAGGGTGTGATCACCAAGATAAGAAGGCCCATGGGGTACATGGAATGCCACATCAAAACAACGAAAGGGTCTGAAATCATTCGGTTAAAGCACGAACTTACAAAAATTAACAAGCAAAGTCGTTACCTGAAGCTCCACAccccacaaaaccaaaacctgCCTCCAGAGGTTGCAGAGGAGCTGAACAAGTCAGAAGAGGAATTCTTCGCTCCGACACCAAAAAGAAAGTTTGTAACAATTGAAGATGATGACGTGGAAGCATTTATTGCGAACAGTGAAAATcagaacacacagaaaaaaaccaaatcaaACATGGCCCTACTTTTCAGTTTCATGAGCTCTACCACGCCAGACGAAGATCAAAATATCGAAAACTTGACCCCTGAAAAACTGAATGCAATCCTGTCCAAATTTTTTATTACCGTCAGAAAAGAAGACGGTGAAAGTTATGAACCAACCACACTGAAAGGCTTTTTCCAAAGCTTTCAGCGTTACCTGAAACGCAAACAGTACGCCTTCAATATCATCACTGATGCAGCGTTTCAAAGAACAAGGGATGCACTTGCTGCAAAGCAAAAAATTTTGAAATCGGATGGTAAAGGCAACGTGCCCAACAAGGCTTCAGCTCTGACGGACAAAGAAGTGGATCAGCTGTTTGACGCGGGGCAGATTGGAACACACCACCCAGAGGCCATCATCAACGGCCTCTGGTGGTACAACACCACCCATTTTGGACTTCGTGGAGTTACGTCGCATAGAAACATGAGA
This region of Littorina saxatilis isolate snail1 linkage group LG8, US_GU_Lsax_2.0, whole genome shotgun sequence genomic DNA includes:
- the LOC138972234 gene encoding uncharacterized protein KIAA1958 homolog, yielding MAATVLYTVGDSVREIGGQEGVITKIRRPMGYMECHIKTTKGSEIIRLKHELTKINKQSRYLKLHTPQNQNLPPEVAEELNKSEEEFFAPTPKRKFVTIEDDDVEAFIANSENQNTQKKTKSNMALLFSFMSSTTPDEDQNIENLTPEKLNAILSKFFITVRKEDGESYEPTTLKGFFQSFQRYLKRKQYAFNIITDAAFQRTRDALAAKQKILKSDGKGNVPNKASALTDKEVDQLFDAGQIGTHHPEAIINGLWWYNTTHFGLRGVTSHRNMRWGDVVLMTDPFGEEYLEYNERTTKTRTGPNTANVRQVPPRAWATPAAPDRCPVQLYKEYQSRRPSHCSGADDPFYIATTTVKDPTQDCTWFRAQPIGQKKIGLIMKNMALKSGLEGSKKITNHSARKTMIQKLVSNDVPPTHIVQISGHRNLNSLNAYSSITQEQHRDISQLISFQKPATQVSTEIAKTQQQVRPAQHTVSTPDFRNITGNDIDKDIKSIFSGNLHNCTITININKTEETTHSVSVSQM